The following are from one region of the Heptranchias perlo isolate sHepPer1 chromosome 11, sHepPer1.hap1, whole genome shotgun sequence genome:
- the LOC137327535 gene encoding mucin-22-like: MALSHWKLVCSSRRLEFEGRAITERATTERATTERAITESANTERAITERAITERATTERAITESANTERAITESATTERAITERATTERAITESANTERAITESATTERATTERAITERAITERATNERATTERAITESANTERAITESATTESATTERAITERATTERAITESATTESATTERATTERAITERAITERATTERATTERAITERATTERAITERATTERATTERAITERAITERATTERATTERATTERAITERATTERAITERATTERAITERAITERAITERAITERAITERAITERATTERAITERAITERATTERAITERATTERATTERATTERAITERATTERANNERATTERATTERATTERAITERATTERANTERAITESANTERAITERATTESANTERAITESANTERAITERAITERAITESANTESANTERATTERATTESANTESANTERATTESANTERAITERAITERATTESANTERAITERAITERANTERAITESANTERPITERATTERAITERAITERATTESANTERAITERAITERAITERATTERAITERAITERATTESANTERAITERAITERANTESATTERAITERANTESATTEPRLTPQRKSL; encoded by the coding sequence gGCGATCACCGAGAGGGCTACCACCGAGAGGGCTACCACCGAGAGGGCTATCACCGAGAGTGCAAACACCGAGAGGGCTATCACCGAGAGGGCGATCACCGAGAGGGCTACCACCGAGAGGGCTATCACCGAGAGTGCAAACACCGAGAGGGCGATcaccgagagtgctaccaccgagaggGCGATCACCGAGAGGGCTACCACCGAGAGGGCTATCACCGAGAGTGCAAACACCGAGAGGGCGATcaccgagagtgctaccaccgagaggGCTACCACCGAGAGGGCTATCACCGAGAGGGCTATCACCGAGAGGGCTACCAACGAGAGGGCTACCACCGAGAGGGCTATCACCGAGAGTGCAAACACCGAGCGGGCTATcaccgagagtgctaccaccgagagtgctaccaccgagaggGCGATCACCGAGAGGGCTACCACCGAGAGGGCGATcaccgagagtgctaccaccgagagtgctaccaccgagagggctaccaccgagagggctatcaccgagagggctatcaccgagagggctaccaccgagagggctaccaccgagagggcgatcaccgagagggctaccactgagaGGGCTATCACCGAGAGGGCTACCACCGAGAGGGCTACCACCGAGAGGGCGATCACCGAGCGGGCTATCaccgagagggctaccactgagagggctaccaccgagcgggctaccaccgagagggcgatcaccgagagggctaccactgagaGGGCGATCaccgagagggctaccactgagagggctatcaccgagagggctatcaccgagagggctatcaccgagagggctatcaccgagagggctatcaccgagagggctatcaccgagagggctaccactgagaGGGCGATCACCGAGAGGGCGATCACCGAGAGGGCTACCACCGAGAGGGCGATCACCGAGAGGGCTACCACCGAGAGGGCTACCACCGAGAGGGCTACCACCGAGAGGGCGATCACCGAGAGGGCTACCACCGAGAGGGCAAACAATGAGAGGGCTACCACCGAGAGGGCTACCACCGAGAGGGCTACCACCGAGAGGGCGATCACCGAGAGGGCTACCACCGAGAGGGCAAACACCGAGAGGGCTATCACCGAGAGTGCAAACACCGAGAGGGCGATCACCGAGAGGGCTACCACCGAGAGTGCAAACACCGAGAGGGCGATCACCGAGAGTGCAAACACCGAGAGGGCTATCACCGAGAGGGCTATCACCGAGAGGGCTATCACCGAGAGTGCAAACACCGAGAGTGCAAACACCGAGAGGGCTACCACCGAGAGGGCTACCACCGAGAGTGCAAACACCGAGAGTGCAAACACCGAGAGGGCTACCACCGAGAGTGCAAACACCGAGAGGGCTATCACCGAGAGGGCTATCACCGAGAGGGCTACCACCGAGAGTGCAAACACCGAGAGGGCTATCACCGAGAGGGCTATCACCGAGAGGGCAAACACCGAGAGGGCTATCACCGAGAGTGCAAACACCGAGAGGCCTATCACCGAGAGGGCTACCACCGAGAGGGCGATCACTGAGAGGGCTATCACCGAGAGGGCTACCACCGAGAGTGCAAACACCGAGAGGGCTATCACCGAGAGGGCTATCACCGAGAGGGCTATCACCGAGAGGGCTACCACCGAGAGGGCGATCACTGAGAGGGCTATCACCGAGAGGGCTACCACCGAGAGTGCAAACACCGAGAGGGCTATCACCGAGAGGGCTATCACCGAGAGGGCAAAcaccgagagtgctaccaccgagaggGCTATCACCGAGAGGGCAAAcaccgagagtgctaccaccgagccacggctgacaccacaaCGGAAGAGCCTCTGA